The following is a genomic window from Opitutus sp. GAS368.
TTGAACTTCACCACGGCGCGCTCCGGGATCACGACCTCGGTCTCGGGTTTGTTCGGATTGCGGCCCACCCGGGCCTTCCGGACCTGCACCTCGAGGACGCCGAAGTTGCGGAGCTCGACGTTGCGGCCGGCTGCAAGTGCATCCATGACAATATCGAGCGTCATTTGCACCGTGTCTTGAATTTGCTTCTGCGGGAAACCGGTCTTCTCGTAGATTTCGAGCACGATCTCACGTTTGGTCAGGTTGGTCGACATGGCTGGGCGTGGGTTGAAATTTTTGGTGTGCTAAGGCTTACAGCCGCAAATAATTCACTACCCTGTGCTTGCGTCAACCGCAAAGCCGCACAAAGCCTAGGGCTTAACCATGCCCGATCCGAAGGCTGTAAACAGCATGTTTGCCCGTATTGCGGGCCGCTATGACCTCGCCAACCACCTCCTGAGCGGGGGCGTGGACTATTGGTGGCGCCAGCGACTCGTGCGGGCCGTCCACGACACCCGTCCGGGAGCTGTTCTCGACCTGGCCACAGGGAGTGGCGACGTGGCCTTTGCCTTGGCCGACGGACTGCCGGCGGGCACCCGGATCACCGGAATGGACTTCTGTGAACCGATGCTTGAAGAAGCCGTAAAAAAACGCGCCGATAGCCCCCGGTGGACCGCCATTGAGTTTCGGCACGGCGACGGCCTGGCTCTGCCTCTGCCTGACGGGTCGTTTGATGCCGTCACGATTTCCTTCGGGCTGCGCAACATGGCTGACCGCCACCAAGCCTTGGGCGAGATGCGCCGGGTGCTGCGGCCTGGCGGCCGGCTGTTCCTGCTGGAATTCTCCCAACCTTTCTTCTGGTTCCGGCCGTTCTACTACGCCTATCTGAAGTTCGTGCTGCCCGCCGTCGCCGCGGTCGTGACAGGCGATCGCTCGGCCTATGAATATCTCTGTGGTTCGATCGGGCTGTTTCCTGACCGGGCGGGCATCGCCGCGGAGATCCGTCAGGCCGGTTTCAGTTCAGTCGCCGCGACGCCCATGACGTTCGGCATCGTCGCCCTGCACGTCGCGCAAGTTTAGGGTCGCCGCTAGTCGGCGGACCGCTTCGCGAATTGAACACGGCCCGGCGCCAAGCACCGGCCCGGCATTCAAATAGCAATTCAGTTGAACGATTTCCCGCAGCCGCAGGTGCTCTGCGCATTGGGATTCTTGATCTCGAAGCCCTTGCCGTGGAGGCCGTCGTCAAAGTCGATGCTGCAGCCAGTGAGGTAGGCGAGGCTGGTTGGATCCACCAGCACCTGCACGCCTTCGCTCTCGAACACGTTGTCGTCCGCCTTGGGCAGGTCGAAGGACATGCCGTATTCGAAGCCCGAGCAGCCGCCGCTTTCCACGAACACGCGCAGTTGCTTCGCGGCATCGGCCTGCGCCGTGCGCATCGTCTGCACCTGGCGGGCGGCGCGGTTGGAAAGGGTGACCATGGGCGCAACCTAGGCGCGTCACCCCGGCTGTCAACCGGCGCTTCCAACCGGCCGGCGCCAGCCCATAGCAGGAAGTGTGCAATTTAGCGCATGAGTTCTTGCCACACAGGAAACCGGCCGTTTTTGTGAGGCCGTGCCCACGCCCGCCCTCAAGCACATCTTCAACGAACTCCAATACGAGCTGACCAACAAGCTCGCCGAAGGCGGCATGGGCCTGGTCTACGAGGCCGTGCAAAAGGGCACGGGCAACTTCCGCAAGGCCGTCGCCATCAAGCTCATTCGCGAGGAGTATTCCAGCATCCCGGAGTTCCAGAAGAATTTCATCGGCGAGGCCCGGCTGGTGGCTGACCTCATCCACACCAACATCGTCCAGACCTACCACCTCGGCCAGATTGGCGGACAATATTTCATGACGATGGAGTTCGTCCATGGCGTGAACCTGGAACAGTTCATAGACCGCCACATCGAGCTGGGCCGGCAGGTGCCGATCGACATGGCGGTCTTCATCGCCTCCCGCGTCTGCCGCGGACTCAGCTACGCCCACGCCAAGCGCGACACCGAGGGCCGCCTGGTCGGCATCGTCCACCGCGACGTCAACCCGAAGAACGTCATGCTCGCCATCGAGGGCGACGTGAAGCTCACGGACTTCGGCATCGCGAAGGCTCTCGACCTGATGTATAACGAGGAAGGCAAGGTGATCCCGGGCAAGGACGAGTATCTTTCGCCCGAGGGTGCCAGCTACGCCGTCACCGACGGCCGCTCCGACCTCTTCCCGCTCGGCATCGTCCTGACCGAAATCCTGCTGGGCAAAAACATCTTCCGGGGCGCCACCCGCGTGGAGTCGCGCCGCAACATCCTCACGCTGCCCATCCCGGACTTCCACACGCTCCGCGCCGACATCGACCCCAAGCTCGACGCCATCCTCCACCGGGCCTTGGAGCGCGACCGCGACAAGCGCTACCAATCCGCCTTCGAGATGCTCACCGACCTCGAGATGTATCTCTACAGCGACCGTTACGGCCCGACCAACGAGAAGCTGGCCGTCTACCTCGCCGAAGTCTTTCCCCCCGCCAAACCCGGCTCCAACCCCGCCGTCCCGACCTCCGCCCTACCCCGCGTGTCCACGCTCGAAAGCCAGAGGTAACCCCTTGCGCGCATGAGCGGCCCCGGACTCAACCAGAGCTTCCACCAGAGGCAGACGCAGCAGCTTGTGCTGGCGCCACAGATGCGCCAGTCGCTGAAGATCCTGCAGGTCGCGGCGCTCGACCTGCGCGCCACCGTCCAGGAGGAGCTGCAGTCCAACCCGACCCTCGAGGAGCTGCCGATGGACGATGTCAGCCTCGAGAAGGAGGCGGGCAACGGGGACGACAACGCGACGCCCGCCGACGATCCCCGCGAGGAGATGGATTTTTCCAAGGATTTCCAGGTGCTCGAGAAAATCGGGCAGGATTGGAAGGACCACCTTTCCGACGCCGGCGGGGTGCGCCAGACCTCGAGCGAGGAGGACGAGCGCCGCCAGCACTTCTTCGACTCGCTGACCACCGAGACCTCGCTGCAGGAGCACCTCATGGGCCAGGCCGAGCAGTCCGACTCCCCGCCCCCGGTGCTCACGGCCCTGCGCTTCCTCGTCGGCAGCCTCGATGACCGCGGCTACCTCACCTCGACGCTCTCCGACCTCGCCCTGCTGGCCAACCTGCCGCTGTCGACGATGCAGGAGGCCGCCAAGCTGCTGAAGACCTTCGAACCGGCCGGCATCGGCGCCGAAAGCCTCGCCGACTGCCTGCTCATCCAGCTCGCCCAGAAGGGCCGCGAGAAATCCGTGGCGGCCCGCATCATCCGCGACCACTTCGACCTGCTGGTCCGCCGCCGCATCCCCGACCTGGCCCGCAAGACCGGCCTCGCCCCCGAGGTCATCCAGGAGGCCATCGAGGAGATCGGCACCCTTGACCCCGCGCCCGGCCGGCGCTTCGCCGACGATGCCAACCGTGTGGTCGTGCCCGATGTCACCGTCGAGAAGGATGGCGAGGAGTGGAAGATAATCCTCAACCAGGACTACATCCCGCGCCTGCGGCTGAGCAACACCTACAAGGAGCTCATCGCGAAGGGCAAGCTGAGCAAACAGGAGGGCGACTATCTCCGCGAAAAGCTGCGCTCGGGCAAGTTCATCATCAATGCCATCGAGCAGCGCCAGCGCACGATCGAGCGCATCACCCGCGAGATCATCAAGCACCAGGGCGAGTTCTTCGCGGAGGGCGTCGCGAAGCTGAAGCCGCTCACGATGACGCAGATTGCGGACATCATCGGCGTGCACGAGACGACCGTCAGCCGCGCGCTGGCCAACAAATACATCAAGACCCCGCACGGCGTCTTCGAGATGAAGTTCTTCTTCACCTCGGGCTACCAGTCGGACGCCGGCGAGGCGGTCGCCAACACCAGCGTGAAGGAGATGATCGCCGACATCATCGCCAGCGAGGACCCGGGCAAGCCCCTCAGCGACCAGGAAATCGTCGGCCTGTTGGAAGCCAAGGGCCTGAAGATCGCCCGCCGGACCGTTGCGAAATACCGCGAGGAACTCGGCCTGCTGCCGAGCAACCTGCGCCGGCGGTATGATTGATCGCGTTGTTTTCTTTGTAGGGCCGGTGCTTGTCGCCGGGCCGCGAAGAACGCCCGGCGTGGTCCACCGGCAAGCGGCGACCCTACATTTGCCTCACGCCGAGCGGCTCGCGGCCGTCTGGTCGTGGAGCTTGGCCGCTTCCAGCACCGTCTTGACCAGCTCCGGCAGCGACACGGGTTTGAGCAGATAGCGGTAAAGCGCGGCCTCGTTCACGCTGCGCAGCAGCATCTCGGGCTTCATGTAGCCCGTGACGAGCACGCGCTGCATTTCGGGATATTCTTCCCGGGCGTCGACGAGAAAGCTCAGGCCGTTGCCGCCCGGCATCAGGTGGTCGCACACGACAACCTTGAAGGCCTTCTTGTGGAGGATGTATCCGGCCTCCCGGGTGCTGGTGGCCAGCACGCACTCGAAATGGGGGGAAAGCGCCTCGGCGAACAACTCGATCAGCGGCTTTTCATCATCGATCAGCAGCACTGCGCCCAGCTTGGGCTTGGTGATGGCCGGTTCGGTGGTTGGGGCGGTCGACACGCCCAAAACAGTGCTTCACTGCCCACTCTTGGCAAACCCAAATCGCCGGTTGCTTGCCGGTGACCGGTTTTGGTTTGCGTGCCCCCGCAGTGGCGTATTTTTTTGGCAGGCACTGGCATGGACAACCCCGATTTGCACGCCGCCGCCCGCGCCGGCTCCCTCTCCGCGTCACCTGCCGCCCTTACGGCGGAGGCCCTGGCCAAGGGCAATGCCTCGGGCAACACCCCCTTGCACATCGCCGCGAAATACGGCCATCTCGACCAGGTCCCGGCCACCTTTCTCACCGGTGAGAACCTCCTGCGCAAGAACGACGCCGGCTACACCCCGCTCCACCTCGCCGCCCGGCACGGGCACCTCCGGCAGGTCCCGGCCGCCCTGCTCACCCGCGAACACCTGCTCATCCGCTCCAATAGCGGCTACACTCCGCTCCACCAGGCCGCCGCCGGCGCCTCGCTCGACCAGTTGCCGGCCGGCCTGCTCACCACCGACCTGGTGCTGACCAAGACCGACACGGGCAACACGCTGTTGCACGAGGCCGCCGAGCACGGCACGCTCGACCGCTTCCCCGCCACTTTCCTCACCGCCGCCACGCTCACCACGGCCAACATCAGCGGCGAGACCGTGCTGCATGTCGCCGTCTTCAACGGCCACCTCGACCAGGTCCCGCGCGCCCTGCTCACGGCGGAGAACATGCTGACCAAGACCTCGAACCACGACACCTGCCTGCACGCCGCCGCCATCTCCGGCCATCTCGACCAGATTCCCGCCGAGATCCTCACCCACGACAATCTCGTGCTGCCCAGCAAGTCGGGCCACACGCCGATCCACGCGGCCGCCGAGTCCGGTTACATCCACCAGATCCCGCGCGAACACCTGACCGTCGACCTGCTCATCAGCCGCAACGACTTTGGCGACACGCCGCTGCACGCCGCCGCCGTCGAGGGCCACCTCAAGGAGATCCCGCGCGAGTTCCTGAACCGCGCGACGCTGCTCATCCGCAATTACAATGGCGGCACGCCCATCGGCGCCGCCATCCGCTACGGCCACGCCGACCAGCTGCCGGCGGAGTTCATCCCCAAGCCGCCGAGCGCCTTCCAGAAATTCCTCTACCAGCTCGGCGTCTCCCGCCCGCCTTTCGGCTAGACCACGCCGGGCGGTTGTGACACAGCCCCGGGTTGTCACCGGCACGAAACGTGCCTCTGCTGTCCATTCCCTCCCCTTAACCGCATGAACACCACCATCACCGCCATCACCGCGCGCGAGATCATCGACTCCCGCGGCAATCCCACCGTCGAGGTCGACGTCAAGCTCGCCAGCGGCGCCTTCGGCCGCGCCGCCGTGCCCTCGGGCGCCTCCACCGGCGAGCACGAGGCCATCGAGCTTCGCGACGGCGACAAGGCCCGCTACGGCGGCAAGGGCACCCTCAAGGCCGTCGCCAACGTAAAGGGCAAGATCGCCCCCGCGCTGCTCGGCTTCGACGCCTTCGACCAGCTCGGCGTTGACCGCGCCATGCTCAAGCTCGATGGCACGCCCACCAAGTCAAAGCTCGGCGCCAACGCCATCCTCGGCGTCTCCCTCGCCACCGCCAAGGCCGCCGCCGCCGCGTCCGGCGTCCCGCTCTACAAATACCTCGGCGGCCCGAACGCCAAGGTCCTGCCCGTGCCGCTCATGAACATCATGAACGGCGGCGCGCACTCCGACGCCCCGATCGACTTCCAGGAATTCATGATCGTGCCGAGGAACTTCGACACCTTCGCCGAGGCCCTCCGCGCCGGCGCCGAGGTCTTCCACTCGCTCAAGAAGGTCCTCAAGTCGAAGGGCCTCCAGACCGCCGTCGGTGACGAGGGCGGCTTCGCGCCGAACCTCGCCTCCACCACCGATGCGCTCGACGCCATCGCCGAGGCCGTGAAGGGCGCCGGCTACAAGCTCGGCAAGGACATCTTCCTCGCCCTCGACGTCGCCTCCTCCGAGTTCTACGTCAAGGAGTCCAAGACCTACGTCTTCAAGAAGTCCGACGGCCGTTCCTTCACCGGCGACCAGTTCGTCTCCTACTACAAGGATCTCGTCGCCAAATACCCGATCGTCTCGATTGAGGACGGCTGCGCCGAGAATGACTGGACCACCTGGAAGAAGCTCACCGACGCCATCGGCTCCAAGGTGCAGCTCGTGGGTGACGACCTCTTCGTCACCAACGTCGCGTTCCTCCAGAAGGGCATCGATACCGGCACGGCCAACTCGATTCTCGTCAAGGTCAACCAGATCGGCTCGCTCACCGAGACGCTCGACGCCATCGAGCTCGCGCAGAAAAACAAATACACGACCATCATCTCGCACCGCTCGGGCGAAACCGAGGATGTGACCATCGCCGACATCGCCGTCGCCACCAACGCGGGCCAGATCAAGACCGGCTCCGCGTCCCGCACCGACCGCGTCGCGAAATACAACCAGCTCCTCCGGATCGAGGAGGAACTGGGGGCCAGCGCCATCTATGGCGGCCGAATCTAAGGCTTGCCGCGGGCACGCGGCCTGCTATCGACTCCAGCCTACGAAGCCGACCTAACACCAAGCTTCGCCAACACACACCGGGAAAGGCCGGGCCGCAAGGTCCGGCCTTTTCTATTGGCGAAACCTCCGCCCGCGGCAAATGTCTGCACTGGTCCGACCTTCCACCCAAACCCAGCTCCCCCCGTGAACCACCTCCTTCTTCCCCGCCGCTTGCTTGTTCTTTTCGCCGTTAGCGCGGCCCTGCTGCTCCGCGCCGCCGAGCCGGCCAAACCCGTCGATCAGCCCAAACCGGCCGAACCGGCGAAGGCGGATCCGGCTCTCACTCCCGCGGACCAGGAGGTGCTCAAGCTGCCCAAGGTCGAGGTGACTTCCGCCCGCATCAAGGCCATCGACGCCGAGCTGAAGAAAATCGACAAGCAGATCGCCCGGGAGAAAAAGAACATCAAGGGGACCGACTTGGACAAATCGCTCAACAGCGACAAGCTCGCCAAGTCCGCCGCGATCTTCGGGGGCAACTCCGCCTCGCACATGGAGGCCGTGGCCGCCACCCGCGTCGCCCTGCTCGAGAACGAGCGCGAAATGCTCGAGCGACTCAAGTTTCCCCGGACCGAGGAAGACAAGGCCCTGATCGAAAAGGAACTGGAGAACATCCGGAAGACCCGCCGCGAGCTCGACGACGCCGCCAAGCAGCGGTGAGGCGATTCTCCTGCCTTTGGGAGGGCCCGCGTCCCTGCGGGCCGCGACTGGGTTGAACGGTCCGCAGGGACGCGGACCCTCCACTACTCCACCCGCAGGATATACCCGCGGAGGTATTCGCTCTCGGGCATCGTCACCAGCACCGGATGGTCCGCCGGTTGGTGGCAGAATTCCAACACGTGCACGCGCCGCTTCGCATCGGCCGCGGCCTCGGCGAGGATCTCGCGCAGCTGGGCGTCCTGCATGTGGTGCGAACAGGTGTAAGTCGCCAGCACCCCGCCGGACATGAGGGACTTCATCGCCCGGAGGTTGAGCTCCTTGTAGCCGCGCAGGGCGCCTTCCAGCGCCGACTTCGATTTCGCGAACGGCGGCGGGTCGAGAATGATCAGGTCCCATGCCGGCGCGGCGTCGCGCTGCGCCGTGAACCAGTCGAAGACATTCGCCCCGGTGAACTCCGCCTTCAGACCGTTGCGGTCGGCGTTTTTCTTGGCCTGCCCGACGGCGTCGAAGGCGCTGTCGAGCCCGAGCACGCTCGCCGCCCCGGCCTTGGCGCAGTGCAGCGCAAACGAGCCCTGGTTGCAAAACGCATCGAGCACGCGCTTGCCCGCGGCGTATTTCGCCACCACCGCATGCTGGAGGCGTTGATCGAGATAAAATCCCGTCTTCTGCCCGCCCTGCAGGTCGAGCCAGTAGTCGAGGCCGTCGATCTTCACCCAGCGCGGAGCCCACGCCGCGCCGGAACGCGTGTGCACCTCGCTGGGCAGGCCCTCGAGTTTCCGGATGTTGGCATCGTTGCGGAAAATGATCTCCTTGGCGCCGGTCAGCTCGGCCAGCAGGTCGCCGAGAGCCGCCGCGCGCTTCTCCATCGCCAGCGTCTGGATCTGCACCACCAGTGTGTCGCCGAACTGGTCCGCCACCACGCCGGGCAGGTCGTCGGACTCGGACCAGACGAGGCGCTGGAAAGGTAGGGCGCGGACCCCGCTCCGCGCCACATCCCCGGCGGGCAAGGGACTGCCCGCCTCACCCTCGGCGCGCCGGTCAATTGCCTTCGTCAGCGCCGCGCGCAGATAGGCGGCATCGAGCGTCACCCGGTCCCGGCTCAGCCGTCGCCAGACGATCTGCGACTTGCTGTTGTAGATGCCCGTGCCAAGGAAGCGCCCGGTGCGATCGCGACATTCCACCACTTCGCCGTCGTGTTCGGCCGGCAGCAGGGCCTCGCATTCGTTGGCGAACACCCAGGGGTGGCCGCCGAGCACGCGGGAAGTGGCGTTGGGCTTGAGCTTGAGGCTGGCGGACATGCCCGGACTCTCCGGGGGTTTGCCGGAGCTTAGAAGCTCAAAATGATGCCGGCGCCGCCGCGGCGCCCATTCTCAGCCCGTGCGTTCCCACTCGCCCTCGGCCGGATCGCCATAAACCAAGGTTTGCGGCGCCAACTCCGCCTCCAACGCAAAACGATTGGCCCGCTCCGCCCTTTGCCGTGCCGCCCCGACCCTGACCGCCAGGACCAAAAGACTGGCGGCGTGTATCAGGCATCCGACCAAGGCCAAGAAAGTCCAAGCATTCATTGTGCGGAAGTGCGTGTGTCCTTCGGTTCAGGCCGCCAGTTGCGGGTCATCCGGTTTCCGTCGCCCTGAGGCCTGGCGTCGATCCGTGAAGGCATCGTAGTAAGACGGCTGGTTCGGGCGGCTCGTCCGGCGCTCTACGTGCGCCTTGTCTGCGGCGGACTGATAGCGGTCCAAAAGCGCCAGCATGCCAAGCGCGAGCGCGGAGAAAAGGATGACGATGGCGGCGAGAAGCATGGGAGATGGTTGGGTTGTAGGCTCAATCTACATGAAAATGCCTGATTGGCCTATCCGGCTCCGGCCGTAACCTGACCTACGGGAACCCCGTAGTGTAAAAACACCCTCTGGTCGGCCCGATTGGGGACCGCGGCGCCCGATCTTCAGAAAAGGCTTTCCCTCCGGGCCTTTGCGGCTTTGCGTGACCCCTTCATGTCCACGCCTGCCCAGGAAATCGCCCGCCGCCGCACCTTTGCGATCATTTCGCACCCAGATGCGGGCAAGACGACCCTGACCGAGAAGTTCCTGCTCTACGGCAACGCCATCCACCTCGCCGGCGCCGTCAAGGACCGCAAGAACCAGCGGGCCACCGCGTCTGACTGGATGGAGCTGGAGAAGCAGCGCGGAATTTCCATCTCCTCCACCGTCCTCCAGTTCGACTACGCCGGCTGCGCCGTGAACCTCCTCGACACCCCGGGCCACAAGGACTTCTCCGAGGACACCTATCGCGTGCTTACCGCGGTCGACGCCGCCTTGATGGTCATCGACGCCGCCAAGGGCGTCGAGACGCAGACGCGCAAACTCTTCGAAGTCTGCCGTCGCCGCGGCGTGCCCATCTTCACGTTCATGAACAAGTGCGACCGGCCCACGCGCAGCCCGATCGACCTGCTCGACGAACTCGAGAACGTCCTCGGCCTGCAGTCGTCGCCCGTCATCTGGCCGCTCGGCAACGGCCCGACCTTCAAGGGGGTCTTCGACCGCCGCTCCAAGGAGGTCCACCTTTTCGAGCGCGTCCCGGGTGGCAAGTTCCAGGCGCCGGTCAACGTCACCTCGCTCGATGACGACGCCGTCCGCAGCAAGCTCGACGACTACACCTTGGAGCAGGTGAAGGACCAGCTCGCGATGCTCGACGGCGCGGGCCATCCGTTCGACCTCAAGGCCGTGCAGGCCGGCCAGCAGACCCCCGTCTACTTCGGCTCCGCCGTGAACAATTTCGGCATCCAGCTCCTGCTTGACGGCTTCCTGAAGGACTCCGTGCCGCCCGCGCCACGCAAATCGGTCAGCATCACCGTGCCGGGATTCCCCCAGCCGACCACCGCCCGCGAGGTGCCGGTCGACGACCCGAAGTTCTCCGGCTTCATCTTCAAGATCCAGGCCAACATGGACGCGAAGCACCGCGACCGCATCGCCTTCTGCCGCATTTGCTCCGGCAAATTCGACCGCGACATGGTCGTCACTCACCAGCGGACTGGCAAGTCCGTCCGCCTCTCCTCCTCGCACAAGCTCTTCGGCCGCGAACGCGAGACGGTGGACGAGGCCTGGCCGGGCGACGTCATCGGCCTCGTCGGCCACAGCGAGTTCGGCATCGGCGACACGCTCACGCAGGACCGCAGCATCTGCTACGATGAGATCCCGCGCTTCCCGTCCGAGGTCTTCTCCTACATCGCCAACCCGAACACCGGCGACTCGAAGAAATACCGCGCCGGCCTCGAGCAGCTCCTGCAGGAGGGCGTCGTCCAGTCCTTCACCGCCAAGAGCGCCCCATCCGGCGCCACGCTGCTCGCCGCGGTCGGCCCGTTGCAGTTCGAGGTCGTGCAGTGGCGCCTCCAGAGCGAATACGGCGCCGAGTCCCGCCTCACGCCCGCGCCGTGGACGATGCTCCGCTGGGTCGAACCGCACCCGTTGCTCAAGGATCCGACCCGCCTCATCATCGCCACCGGCGTCAGCTTCGGCGCCGACAAGTTCGAGAATCCCGTTGTTCTTTTCCCCAACGAGTGGACCATGCGCTACTTTCAGGAGAAGAACCCCGAGCTGAAGCTCCACGCCCTGCCGCTGGAACAGACGAAATAACGGAGCCGACCGGCCTGCACCGGTGAGGCCGCTACCGTGACCCAAATGTAACATCCGGTGTCGGGGTCGCCATTGCCCTGCCGGCGATAGCCGGCATCGTTCGCGATCGACCCATGAAAATCAAGCTGTTCAACACCGATACCGAGTTTGTCAGTTATTCCGCCGGCCAGACGGTGTTTCGGGAGGGTGACGGCGGCGAGCTGATGTTCGCCGTCATCGAAGGCGCCGTGGAGATCCACATCAAGGGGAAGCTGGTGGAGACCATCGAGGCCGGCGGCGTTTTCGGCGAGATGGCGCTGATCGAATCGCGTCCGCGCATCGCCACCGCCCTGGTGAAGACGGACGCGAAGCTCGTGCCCGTCGACCGCAAGCGTTTCGAGTTTCTGGTGCAGCAGAGCCCGTTCTTTGCCCTGCAGCTGATGACGATCATGGCCGCGCGGTTGCGGCGGATGGACGAGAAGCTCTAGACCGGCCACAAGGAGGCGCATGTCCGCGTTAGGCCACGCCACGCAGGTTGACCGGAGGAGTAATGTGCGCCAAAATACCCGCATGAGACTCCGCCTGCTCGCCCTGCTCGGATTTGCCTGCTTTGCCTTCCTGCCGGCGGCGGAGCCTGCGCCGGCGGCCAATGTTGCCCCGGCCATCAAGCAGCCCGTCTTGGTGGCCGTCCATGGCGCCTGGGCCGGCGGCTGGCACTTCAAGAAAATCGCGCCGCTCCTCGAGGCGAAGGGCTGGAAGGTTTACCGGCCGTCCTTGAGCGGCCTGGGCGAGCACTTCAACACCGCCCGCACCGACATCGGTCTCGCCACGCACATCGACGACATCGTGAACCTGATCCTCTTCGAGGATTTGCACGACGTCATCCTCCTCGGCCACAGCTACGGCGGCATGGTCATCACGGGCGTCGCCGACCGCATCCCGGAGCGCATCGGCCGGCTCGTCTACCTCGATGCCTGCCTGCCGGTGGATGGCGAAAGTCTCCTCACCCTCCATAAACCGGGCGCGACGTTCGATCTGGATAAGATGACCAGGGACGGCTTCGTCATTCCCGACTGGGTCAAGCCCGGCAAACCCTTTCCCATCGACGTGCCCCATCCGCGCAAGACCTTCACCGATCCGATCGCGCTCAAGAATCAGGCCGCGGCGGCGAAAATCCCGGCGACCTACATCCTCACCGTCGATAAGGGCAAGCAGCCCGAGGAGGATGACTTCTATGCCGCTTCCGAGCGCGCCAGGGCCCGCGGCTGGCCGGTGATCATCATGGAAGCCGACCATAACCCGCAATGGCATCAGCCCGAGGCGCTGGCCAATCTGCTGCTGGACCTCCACTGAGCCGGCCCCCCGCCCGATGCGCCCGCAGTTCGACCACTCCCTCGGCCGGGCCAAGCCCGTGCATCGCCACCAATGGCTCTGGGAACCGCTGGAGATGGAACCGGGGTTTCTCCTGCGCTCGATGTTTGGCGCCAAGGCGGTCTATCTCGGAGGCAGGCTGATGTTCTGTTTCTGCGCTGGCGACGAACCCTGGCGCGGGATGCTGGTGAGCACCGACCGGGCGCGCCATGCCGCGCTGCAGGCGGAATTCCCCGAGCTCCGGCCCCATTCGATTTTGCCCAAGTGGCTTTACCTGCCGGAAACGTCCGAGCACTTCGAACGCACGGCCACCCGCCTCGTCACGCTGGCCCGCCGCCGCGACCCGCGGATCGGCATCATCCCCCCGCCCAAAAAAGGCCGCGTCATCGGCAAGCGCGCCAAATGAAATAATGACCGGCCGGGGTGTCCCGTTTGGTAGTTACGCGCCGGACGGGGCACGCTGCTAGTGGTCATTTACCGTGGTCGGGCGTCGGTCATCGCGGTTTTGCGACGAAGACTCGGAACGCGCCGGCGGATCGGAGCGCACCGGCGCCGGCGGCGTGTAAGCGGGTCGCGGCGCAGTGGAGCCGCCACCCGGGGAGGCCGGACGGTCTCGTCCCCCATCGCGCGAACCGCCGCCATCGCGTTTGCGGCCGCCATCATCGGGGTGGTTGCGCGCCCCGTTTCGCGGGTTGGGATTGTCCGGGTGATCACGGTCGCGCCACCGCGGCTGATCGGGATCCGGCCGTTTGTTGTCCCAGCGGGTGGGCACGGTGCGCGGGTGGTCGGGCTTGTCCCCGGGGCGATCGTCGGGCTTGTGATCGCGGCGCGGCGCGGGCCGGGTGTAATAGCCGTAGTTGTAGTCAAAGGGGTCGTAGTAGCCATAACGCGCCAAGCCGTCGTAGCCGGCGTTGTAGCCGTAGTAATCGTAGGGGTCGTAGTCATCCGGGCCCGG
Proteins encoded in this region:
- a CDS encoding class I SAM-dependent methyltransferase; translated protein: MPDPKAVNSMFARIAGRYDLANHLLSGGVDYWWRQRLVRAVHDTRPGAVLDLATGSGDVAFALADGLPAGTRITGMDFCEPMLEEAVKKRADSPRWTAIEFRHGDGLALPLPDGSFDAVTISFGLRNMADRHQALGEMRRVLRPGGRLFLLEFSQPFFWFRPFYYAYLKFVLPAVAAVVTGDRSAYEYLCGSIGLFPDRAGIAAEIRQAGFSSVAATPMTFGIVALHVAQV
- the erpA gene encoding iron-sulfur cluster insertion protein ErpA translates to MVTLSNRAARQVQTMRTAQADAAKQLRVFVESGGCSGFEYGMSFDLPKADDNVFESEGVQVLVDPTSLAYLTGCSIDFDDGLHGKGFEIKNPNAQSTCGCGKSFN
- a CDS encoding serine/threonine-protein kinase gives rise to the protein MPTPALKHIFNELQYELTNKLAEGGMGLVYEAVQKGTGNFRKAVAIKLIREEYSSIPEFQKNFIGEARLVADLIHTNIVQTYHLGQIGGQYFMTMEFVHGVNLEQFIDRHIELGRQVPIDMAVFIASRVCRGLSYAHAKRDTEGRLVGIVHRDVNPKNVMLAIEGDVKLTDFGIAKALDLMYNEEGKVIPGKDEYLSPEGASYAVTDGRSDLFPLGIVLTEILLGKNIFRGATRVESRRNILTLPIPDFHTLRADIDPKLDAILHRALERDRDKRYQSAFEMLTDLEMYLYSDRYGPTNEKLAVYLAEVFPPAKPGSNPAVPTSALPRVSTLESQR
- the rpoN gene encoding RNA polymerase factor sigma-54 — translated: MSGPGLNQSFHQRQTQQLVLAPQMRQSLKILQVAALDLRATVQEELQSNPTLEELPMDDVSLEKEAGNGDDNATPADDPREEMDFSKDFQVLEKIGQDWKDHLSDAGGVRQTSSEEDERRQHFFDSLTTETSLQEHLMGQAEQSDSPPPVLTALRFLVGSLDDRGYLTSTLSDLALLANLPLSTMQEAAKLLKTFEPAGIGAESLADCLLIQLAQKGREKSVAARIIRDHFDLLVRRRIPDLARKTGLAPEVIQEAIEEIGTLDPAPGRRFADDANRVVVPDVTVEKDGEEWKIILNQDYIPRLRLSNTYKELIAKGKLSKQEGDYLREKLRSGKFIINAIEQRQRTIERITREIIKHQGEFFAEGVAKLKPLTMTQIADIIGVHETTVSRALANKYIKTPHGVFEMKFFFTSGYQSDAGEAVANTSVKEMIADIIASEDPGKPLSDQEIVGLLEAKGLKIARRTVAKYREELGLLPSNLRRRYD
- a CDS encoding response regulator produces the protein MSTAPTTEPAITKPKLGAVLLIDDEKPLIELFAEALSPHFECVLATSTREAGYILHKKAFKVVVCDHLMPGGNGLSFLVDAREEYPEMQRVLVTGYMKPEMLLRSVNEAALYRYLLKPVSLPELVKTVLEAAKLHDQTAASRSA
- a CDS encoding ankyrin repeat domain-containing protein, with product MDNPDLHAAARAGSLSASPAALTAEALAKGNASGNTPLHIAAKYGHLDQVPATFLTGENLLRKNDAGYTPLHLAARHGHLRQVPAALLTREHLLIRSNSGYTPLHQAAAGASLDQLPAGLLTTDLVLTKTDTGNTLLHEAAEHGTLDRFPATFLTAATLTTANISGETVLHVAVFNGHLDQVPRALLTAENMLTKTSNHDTCLHAAAISGHLDQIPAEILTHDNLVLPSKSGHTPIHAAAESGYIHQIPREHLTVDLLISRNDFGDTPLHAAAVEGHLKEIPREFLNRATLLIRNYNGGTPIGAAIRYGHADQLPAEFIPKPPSAFQKFLYQLGVSRPPFG